Proteins found in one Crassostrea angulata isolate pt1a10 chromosome 3, ASM2561291v2, whole genome shotgun sequence genomic segment:
- the LOC128177494 gene encoding uncharacterized protein LOC128177494: MEEKDEIWKTDDHLEIFSDEDSVGLLGSQPSSQSSSWSEENNNTLDIFNKAVTLLGHGKMSPLKFKVHQRLYSLKPSTKRLLKRKATEAVNLVLESIAPGQGNELLKLIHEPEQQQETSSSKLYQLVVKLYSESTDKDVKKRLLSMIACSHTKKQLQQIIPSVTMHAINEARKHAVEHSEGAEVPKQKPVFHKKIDLMKLDHALDFIFNPAFHQVSSVGTKEMKLEDGSIVSIPEVVRTV, translated from the exons ATG gaagaaaaagatgaaatttGGAAAACTGATGATCACCTGGAGATATTTTCTGATGAAGATTCAGTGGGT CTTCTTGGTTCTCAACCATCATCACAATCCTCATCTTGGAGTGAAGAAAATAACAACACCCtagatattttcaataaagctGTAACTTTGCTTGGACATGGGAAGATGAGCCCACTTAAATTCAAAGTACATCAGAGGCTGTACAGCCTTAAGCCCTCCACTAAAAGATTGCTTAAGAGAAAAGCCACAGAAGCAGTCAATTTAGTTCTTGAGa gtaTAGCTCCAGGACAGGGAAATGAATTGTTAAAGCTCATTCACGAGCCAGAGCAGCAGCAAGAAACAAGCTCTAGCAAACTTTATCAACTTGTTGTTAAACTGTACAGTGAAAGCACAGACAAGGATGTTAAGAAACGACTGTTGTCCATGATTGCTTGCTCTCATACAAAAAAACAGCTTCAGCAGATCATTCCCTCAGTCACCATGCATGCTATAAATGAGGCAAGGAAACATGCTGTTGAACATTCTGAAG GTGCTGAGGTTCCTAAACAGAAACCAGTATTTCATAAGAAAATTGATCTCATGAAATTGGACCATGCACTGGATTTTATCTTCAATCCAGCATTTCATCAG GTTTCCTCTGTTGGTACTAAAGAGATGAAACTAGAGGATGGCAGCATTGTGTCCATTCCAGAGGTGGTCAGAACAGTCTAG
- the LOC128175726 gene encoding tigger transposable element-derived protein 4-like: MESRKRTVFSIQDKAKAIELSEKGLSSRKISEIFKCGKTQINNVLKRKREVLEDLECNVDPERKRRRHITGNEEINELCWKWFQDATKRRICVTGPLLQEQARKFSTQLNNDSFTASNGWLESFRKRHNISFCLMSGERGGVNTDTVNDWKEKLKLICKGYEPKNIFNMDETGLFFRETTRKTLFVKGDDCAGGKKSKDRITVALCTSMCGEKVKPLLIAKSRNPRCFKKIKPETLPVSYYFNKKSWMNSEIMEAWLKGLDRKMGRQNRKILLFLDNAPSHPKIELRNIELKFFPANTTSHTQPMDMGIIQTTKLKFRRKQMQYILTQMDKQPGVGGTELLRQINILDTVYWISQAWKEVETSTVFIFSFFPSIKLHWI; the protein is encoded by the exons AAGGCCAAAGCTATTGAACTAAGCGAGAAAGGCCTGTCTtctcggaaaatttcggagatTTTTAAATGCGGTAAAACGCAAATTAATAATGTGTTAAAACGTAAAAGGGAAGTCTTGGAGGATTTGGAGTGTAATGTTGACCCTGAAAGAAAAAGACGGCGTCATATCACGGGGAATGAGGAAATAAATGAACTTTGCTGGAAGTGGTTTCAGGATGCCACAAAGCGTAGGATATGTGTTACCGGACCTCTCCTACAAGAACAGGCCAGAAAGTTTTCTACTCAGCTGAACAATGATTCATTCACAGCATCTAATGGGTGGTTAGAATCCTTTAGAAAAAGgcacaatatttctttttgtttgaTGAGTGGGGAGAGGGGGGGTGTAAACACAGACACAGTAAATGATTGGAAAGAGAAACTTAAATTAATATGTAAAGGATATGAacctaaaaacatttttaacatggACGAAACAGGCCTTTTTTTCAGAGAAACTACACGAAAAACGTTGTTTGTAAAGGGGGATGATTGTGCTGGTGGGAAAAAATCAAAAGACAGGATTACTGTTGCTTTATGCACCTCTATGTGCGGGGAAAAGGTCAAACCTTTATTAATTGCCAAATCCAGAAATCCAAgatgttttaagaaaataaaaccagaGACTTTACCAGTTTCGtactattttaacaaaaaatcctGGATGAATAGTGAAATCATGGAGGCATGGTTAAAAGGACTTGACCGCAAAATGGGTCGACAAAACcgtaaaattttattatttttggatAATGCCCCATCCCACCCCAAAATTGAGCTGAGAAACATTGAGCTAAAATTCTTTCCAGCAAACACTACATCTCATACACAACCAATGGACATGGGAATAATCCAGACCACAAAGCTTAAATTCCGGAGGAAACAG ATGCAGTACATATTGACTCAAATGGATAAACAGCCAGGCGTTGGGGGTACAGAGCTTCTTCGCCAGATAAATATTCTGGACACAGTTTACTGGATTAGTCAGGCTTGGAAAGAAGTAGAAACAAGCACTGTATTTATATTCTctttctttccctctattaaattgcattggatttga